TGTATGTTCATCAACAGTGTAATGGTGATAAGTATTAAACTGAGCCTTACAATATATATCTGAAAACTCTGGAATAAATCTTTCAAGCACCCCATCCCTTAACATGTTACTCGTAACCTTAAAACTATTAGGAAAGTCAGATATAGCTTTAAGAAAAAGATAACCATGTTTCTTAAGATATTGCTCATCTATCAGATATAGATGTTCTTTTATCAATTGAGATGTTGCATCAGATATCCTAAGACCATTTTTTGCAGCAATAGTATACAAATGAATAAACAGAGTTGGATACTTTATAAAAATCTCTTTATCTTTAATAGTTATCATATTTTCATACTTTACCAGCCCAAAGCCCAACTCCTCCATATGAACTTTTTTAATGTTATTGGATATAACGTAGTTATTGAATATCTTTTCAAAAACCTTGTGGGTGATATCAGAAATAGCCCTCACAGATCGGTAAAAATCTCTGAGAAAAAGTTCAACTCCAAGAGAATAAGTTGTATCCGTATATCCCATAGATTCGGCAATATTTTTCTGGGATTCCATATTTAAGATATCGTTTTTTCTGTTATAGAAATAATGTAGCCTAATCCTTATCCTGAAAATAAATTCCACAGATTGATAAAAAATATCATAATCATCAGCAGAGATTATCTTTTCATTTATTAAAGTAGTAAGTCTATCACTTTCAAACAGCACCTTATTTATCCAGTAAACACTGTTGTAATCCCTGACACCACCAATTCCATCTTTTATATTAGGCTCAATCTTAAGCATAGAATCACGGTGTTTTCTCATTCTTTTGCGAACATCGTTAATTTTGTTTATGAGAAAATTGTACCTACCCCTGTTTAAAATATAGTTGTGAACAATCTTTTCAAATTTCAGATAGGCAACAAAACTACCATCCAAAAATCTATTATCTATCAATGAATTTTTTACGATTTCATCTAAATATGATGGTTCCGAAAGCTCTGATACATTCTTGATCTGGACTCCAGGAGCAAGCCCTATATCCCACATGGAAGAGATAAAATGCTTAATGGCTTCCTCCTGCTCTGCAGTTAGGTGATTTATATGAAATATCAATACATCTATATCAGAAAAAGGGCACATCTCTTTACGAGCATAACCCCCAAGAGCTATAAAAGCCACTCCATCCCAATCTACACAGTATTGGGATAACGCCCTTTTTATCACATCATCTGACAAAAGGGATATCCTTTCTAAGGTATTCCACGCAGAAGTGTTGTTTTCAAAATGATCTTTTTTTATTTTATTCCATTCATCCCAGTAAAAGGATTTTAGCTCCAATATTTTCATATGCGCCCAAAGCTTTTTACTCATTTTACAACATTTATAAAAAAAGAAAAGAAAAAAATCTTCACTTTTTTCTTAATTTGCTCTATTATAAGCTGATGAAAATAGCATTTCAAACTTTGGGCTGTAAAGTAAACCTTGTAGAAAGTGAAAATCTAAAATCAAAGGCAATAATCGAAGGTTTCTTATATACAGATAAGATTGAAGACTCTGACATTATTGTCGTAAACTCTTGTGCTGTAACAGATAATGCTGAAAAGAAATCATATAAATTAATAAAAAAACTAAAATCAAAATATCCTGAAAAAAAAATTGTACTGACTGGTTGCCTCGCAGAACTAAAAAAAAACAACGTTAAAGATGCCGATTTAATTATAACAAACATTGAAAAAGACAATATCTTTAAGTATATAAAAACAAATGAAAATCAATTGACACCTATATCTGAGCTTGATTATTACAAAGAATCTTTTCCTAATTCAATCACCGATAAAACCAGAGGTTTTTTAAAAATACAGGATGGTTGTGATTCCTTTTGTAGTTATTGTATTATACCCCACTTAAGAGGTAAACCCAGAAGTAAAAATAAAACCCAAATAATCAACGAATTCAAAGATCTTCTGAAAAAAGGTTTCAAAGAGATTGTATTAGTGGGGATCCATATAGGTAAATATGGCACCGATATCGATACTGATCTGTATACCCTTTTAAAAGATTTAACCAAATTAAATGGTGACTATAGAATAA
The sequence above is drawn from the Calditerrivibrio sp. genome and encodes:
- the glnD gene encoding [protein-PII] uridylyltransferase; this translates as MSKKLWAHMKILELKSFYWDEWNKIKKDHFENNTSAWNTLERISLLSDDVIKRALSQYCVDWDGVAFIALGGYARKEMCPFSDIDVLIFHINHLTAEQEEAIKHFISSMWDIGLAPGVQIKNVSELSEPSYLDEIVKNSLIDNRFLDGSFVAYLKFEKIVHNYILNRGRYNFLINKINDVRKRMRKHRDSMLKIEPNIKDGIGGVRDYNSVYWINKVLFESDRLTTLINEKIISADDYDIFYQSVEFIFRIRIRLHYFYNRKNDILNMESQKNIAESMGYTDTTYSLGVELFLRDFYRSVRAISDITHKVFEKIFNNYVISNNIKKVHMEELGFGLVKYENMITIKDKEIFIKYPTLFIHLYTIAAKNGLRISDATSQLIKEHLYLIDEQYLKKHGYLFLKAISDFPNSFKVTSNMLRDGVLERFIPEFSDIYCKAQFNTYHHYTVDEHTLLALKYLDELSEIFTNRYSIFQKVFAEIEKKELLSLAVLLHDIGKGQGKNHSQVGAKMSKIVCSRLDLKLDDIDTVANLVEHHLLMAHISQRRDIHDFNVIKHFISFINNIEELKMLFVLTYADSRATGGNNFNEWKKSLLFELYENALRYLESEDMKKEFASIVSSKRERLKERVGANVLMLNMIDSLDDEYIFSNKIKHIVRHLDMAIKLNDNNRKIIHGEIRDDLNCYEITICTFDSIGLLKKVSGVLASFNINILGAQIYTLNRTIAIDKIQVNMSNEGLDYIHEKFPYIEGRIRSVLSGKISVDDLLSKSMGNIYSNKKKIFKVNRKVEFDNITSPIYTIVDVYAEDFVGLLYYILSVFEKLRISVQKAKISTDVNRVVDSFYITDENGNKIEDKQFLYTIREELFKVI
- the mtaB gene encoding tRNA (N(6)-L-threonylcarbamoyladenosine(37)-C(2))-methylthiotransferase MtaB — encoded protein: MKIAFQTLGCKVNLVESENLKSKAIIEGFLYTDKIEDSDIIVVNSCAVTDNAEKKSYKLIKKLKSKYPEKKIVLTGCLAELKKNNVKDADLIITNIEKDNIFKYIKTNENQLTPISELDYYKESFPNSITDKTRGFLKIQDGCDSFCSYCIIPHLRGKPRSKNKTQIINEFKDLLKKGFKEIVLVGIHIGKYGTDIDTDLYTLLKDLTKLNGDYRIRLSSLELNELTDAMIDLIISEPKICKHLHIPLQGTTDKILLLMNRHYTIKEYTEKIALIKNRDPDFTIGTDIITGFPGEREEDFKEGYKNLLEMPLTYMHIFPFSEREGTKAATMPDKVDDKIKKNRSEILRELSDSKRFNHSKRLFGQKVRVLTEKGNKGLTDNYFEVDITENIANNLFIDVHIVGVAFDGTLLGSIK